From one uncultured Methanoregula sp. genomic stretch:
- a CDS encoding DUF5667 domain-containing protein, which produces MKTRSIFAFSLVALALISSIGIAAAAPAADVRDTYQGTIGPDHSLYGLKIAFENLDESFTFNESELLEKQVSHANVRLAELKYELAENKTESADRVLDLYRQKINQTETALGQYAPNETGRYSGADNLGLEHALEMIEKHQLVLESLLNAHPDNPGLNRAYNNSLALEQKFENRLERRSETRNGQAPHSADNSTMIRQPNHDFGQNRTLSQDGIHTGDGGRDGNVTRQDPGMNYSMNSDSQGRNKNQGSPQVINQTAGNQQPPGTDKATQNGQGNTHDNTGDSQKGNPGGDNSNRNTGTGNTINPGNNQNENANSAGTNPGTTRNTVNSGSQGGSTDPRMKNR; this is translated from the coding sequence ATGAAAACAAGAAGTATTTTCGCATTCAGCCTGGTGGCGCTTGCCCTTATCAGCAGCATAGGAATTGCTGCGGCAGCACCGGCTGCTGATGTTCGGGACACCTACCAGGGAACAATCGGGCCTGATCATTCTCTTTACGGACTCAAGATAGCATTTGAGAATCTTGATGAATCCTTTACGTTTAATGAGAGTGAACTCTTGGAAAAGCAGGTCAGCCATGCCAATGTCCGGCTTGCAGAGCTGAAATACGAGCTGGCAGAGAACAAGACCGAATCTGCAGACAGAGTGCTGGATTTATACCGGCAGAAGATCAACCAGACCGAGACCGCACTCGGGCAATATGCACCAAACGAAACCGGAAGATATTCGGGAGCAGACAACCTGGGACTTGAGCACGCCCTGGAAATGATCGAAAAACACCAGTTGGTCCTGGAGAGCCTCCTGAATGCGCACCCCGATAATCCAGGACTCAACCGGGCCTACAACAACAGCCTCGCGCTCGAACAGAAATTCGAGAACCGGCTGGAGCGGAGGTCGGAAACCCGGAACGGACAGGCACCCCACAGTGCGGACAACTCCACCATGATCCGTCAGCCAAACCACGACTTCGGGCAGAACCGGACCCTTTCGCAGGACGGGATCCATACAGGGGATGGTGGACGGGATGGAAATGTTACCCGCCAGGATCCCGGTATGAACTATTCCATGAATAGCGACAGCCAAGGTCGCAACAAGAACCAGGGTTCACCGCAGGTAATAAACCAGACTGCCGGCAACCAGCAGCCACCAGGCACGGACAAGGCAACACAGAACGGGCAGGGAAATACCCATGACAACACGGGTGACAGCCAGAAAGGTAATCCCGGTGGAGATAATTCCAACAGGAATACAGGTACCGGCAACACGATAAATCCCGGCAATAACCAGAATGAAAATGCCAATAGTGCAGGTACAAATCCCGGAACTACCCGGAACACGGTAAACTCCGGCAGTCAGGGTGGAAGCACTGACCCGAGAATGAAAAACCGGTGA
- a CDS encoding DUF5803 family protein, producing MRAPDRDQRRPSCAALCVALVILLIAIPSAGALSADYLVFPNGTAYQASVEITDTSRYEFAETGIMGENVPVTVGDVTISGNCSPCNYNWSRPWGQVPAITFPKGNYTVSYIAPLRNNDIQATFVKPYQVNVTIPGELDIRNPLLAGISSGANVTRYADNSTSVRWNKSYSFDLRFYSKGQEELLYFFLQFMVIIAVVLLLPFVISMRRRE from the coding sequence ATGCGAGCCCCCGACAGAGATCAGCGCAGACCTTCCTGCGCTGCTCTCTGCGTTGCACTTGTAATTCTGCTCATAGCAATCCCCTCTGCGGGTGCGCTGTCTGCAGACTACCTTGTTTTTCCCAACGGTACTGCATACCAGGCATCGGTAGAGATAACAGACACTTCCCGCTACGAGTTTGCGGAGACCGGTATCATGGGGGAGAACGTGCCGGTTACGGTCGGGGATGTAACTATATCGGGGAACTGCTCGCCCTGCAATTACAACTGGAGCAGGCCGTGGGGCCAGGTTCCGGCAATCACATTTCCAAAGGGGAATTATACAGTTTCGTATATCGCTCCCTTGCGGAACAACGATATCCAGGCAACATTCGTAAAGCCATACCAGGTCAACGTAACAATCCCCGGGGAACTGGATATCCGGAACCCGCTGCTCGCCGGTATCAGCTCGGGAGCAAATGTAACCCGGTATGCTGATAATTCGACATCGGTCCGGTGGAACAAATCGTATTCATTCGACCTTCGGTTCTATTCAAAAGGCCAGGAAGAGCTCCTCTATTTCTTCCTGCAGTTCATGGTCATAATTGCCGTAGTACTCCTGCTGCCCTTTGTTATCAGCATGAGAAGACGGGAATAA
- the ndk gene encoding nucleoside-diphosphate kinase, protein MDRTFVMIKPDGVQRGLVGEIVSRLEAKGLKLVAARFEVLPEPRVTDQYKEHLSKPFFPSLKKYIMGGPVFLMVWEGRNVVAIVRKVIGATNPQEAAPGTIRGDFGIDIGRNVIHASDSPESATREIAIHFKQNELSVYTRIDESVLYEY, encoded by the coding sequence ATGGACCGCACATTCGTCATGATCAAGCCGGACGGCGTCCAGCGCGGTCTTGTGGGTGAGATCGTTTCACGGCTTGAGGCAAAAGGGCTCAAGCTTGTGGCAGCACGGTTTGAAGTGCTCCCGGAACCGCGGGTGACCGACCAGTATAAGGAACACCTTTCAAAACCGTTCTTCCCCTCCCTGAAAAAATACATCATGGGAGGACCGGTCTTCCTCATGGTATGGGAAGGGAGAAATGTTGTTGCGATCGTCCGCAAAGTGATAGGGGCGACAAACCCGCAGGAGGCAGCACCCGGCACAATCCGGGGCGATTTCGGCATCGATATCGGAAGGAACGTGATCCACGCCTCCGACTCGCCCGAGAGCGCAACCCGCGAGATTGCAATCCATTTCAAGCAGAACGAACTTTCAGTGTATACACGGATTGACGAGTCCGTGTTATATGAATACTAG
- a CDS encoding transcriptional regulator, translating to MTSQTRSRMYAGVIIVLLCILPAVSAASVPDYSTRYTITLRDDGTALWNVEYRTPLLMDEDLSSFTDYSRNLNSIYLPELKDLMQRSAAQASLGTTRQMEVNNFTGNALVQTSPTGKFGLVTYTFTWTNFARTDGGLSAGDAFAGGMYLAKDNTLIIRYPAGYTITSVEPAPDQTNDGLIWYGLRAFGPGQPLISLTKPAFPFLPLIILPVVGIIAIAAYLLYRRKTRLTDTDDMDDPEDSSVIPLSDTDLFSLEDKIQNLLKAGGGEQYQSGIVKALGLPKSTVSSALNTLHKKGIIQKVKKGRENLIRLVPDQPR from the coding sequence ATGACAAGCCAGACCAGAAGCAGGATGTATGCGGGAGTTATTATTGTTCTTCTCTGCATTCTTCCGGCAGTCTCGGCAGCATCGGTCCCGGATTACTCCACTAGGTATACGATCACCTTAAGGGATGATGGCACTGCACTTTGGAACGTGGAGTACCGCACACCGCTTCTTATGGATGAGGATCTGAGCAGTTTTACGGATTATTCCCGGAATCTCAATTCCATCTACCTTCCTGAGCTTAAGGATCTCATGCAGCGTTCCGCAGCGCAGGCTTCACTGGGGACCACAAGGCAGATGGAAGTGAACAACTTCACGGGAAATGCCCTTGTCCAGACATCCCCGACCGGAAAATTCGGGCTTGTTACATATACATTTACATGGACAAACTTTGCCAGAACTGACGGGGGACTCTCTGCCGGCGATGCATTCGCCGGTGGGATGTATCTTGCAAAAGATAACACCCTCATCATCCGGTACCCGGCAGGATACACGATCACTTCCGTGGAGCCGGCACCGGATCAGACAAACGATGGCTTGATATGGTACGGACTTCGCGCCTTCGGGCCCGGGCAACCCCTCATCAGCCTGACCAAGCCGGCATTTCCATTCCTGCCATTAATCATCCTTCCCGTTGTCGGGATCATTGCCATCGCTGCGTACCTGTTATACAGGAGAAAGACCCGGCTGACCGACACGGATGACATGGATGATCCTGAAGATTCATCCGTTATCCCACTTTCGGATACCGACCTCTTCAGTCTTGAAGATAAGATACAGAATCTCCTCAAAGCAGGCGGCGGAGAGCAGTACCAGTCCGGGATTGTAAAGGCACTCGGCCTCCCCAAGTCTACCGTAAGTTCCGCGCTGAATACGCTCCATAAAAAGGGGATCATCCAGAAAGTGAAAAAAGGCCGGGAAAACCTTATCCGTCTTGTGCCGGATCAGCCCAGGTAA
- a CDS encoding redoxin domain-containing protein, which yields MTGNGMVQPGDTARNFSLKDQNDKTFDLYEQAGTCVLLSFHPLAWTEFCAAQMKSLETNREIFSSLGCIPVGISVDSKPCKKEWAKSLGIIHTRLLCDFWPHGAVAQKYGIFRDENGFSERSNIIVDKNQNVIFVRIYPVHSVPDITEVIGFLKTLK from the coding sequence ATGACAGGAAATGGAATGGTGCAGCCGGGCGATACAGCCAGGAATTTCTCGCTCAAGGATCAGAACGACAAGACGTTCGATCTCTATGAACAGGCAGGCACATGCGTGCTGCTCTCCTTTCACCCGCTGGCATGGACGGAGTTTTGTGCAGCACAGATGAAATCGCTTGAGACAAACCGTGAAATATTCTCTTCGCTTGGCTGTATCCCTGTGGGTATAAGCGTTGATTCAAAGCCCTGTAAGAAAGAATGGGCAAAAAGCCTTGGTATCATTCACACCCGGCTCCTGTGCGACTTCTGGCCTCATGGGGCAGTTGCGCAAAAATACGGGATCTTCCGGGATGAGAACGGGTTCTCGGAGCGGTCGAACATTATCGTGGATAAGAACCAGAACGTCATCTTTGTCAGGATCTACCCGGTCCATTCGGTGCCGGATATTACTGAAGTCATAGGGTTTTTAAAAACCCTGAAATGA
- the ruvB gene encoding Holliday junction branch migration DNA helicase RuvB: MSERIVTPDPIPEEGDDLTIRPARLEEFVGQVQIKDALEIAIAAAKKRDEPLDHILFSGPPGLGKTTLAHIIAREMGSDIRATTGPVLEKPGDIAALLTPLKRGDILFIDEIHRINPVVEEVLYPAMEDFFIDVMIGEGPSARSIKLNLEHFTLIGATTKQGLLGAPFRDRFGIISRLDLYSSEELVRIVTRSASILKIPITPDGAEEIARRSRGTPRIVNRLLRRVRDYATVKGDGTITREITVHALRMMQIDELGLDELDRRILSVIANDFNGGPVGAKTIAISVGEEVRTIEDVYEPFLIQIGFVKRTPQGREVTPAAKKHLNNPQKTLL; the protein is encoded by the coding sequence ATGTCCGAACGTATTGTTACCCCGGATCCGATTCCGGAAGAAGGCGACGATCTCACCATCCGGCCGGCACGGCTGGAGGAATTTGTCGGGCAGGTGCAGATCAAGGATGCGCTGGAGATTGCAATTGCGGCCGCCAAAAAACGCGATGAACCTCTGGATCATATCCTGTTCTCAGGACCGCCGGGCCTTGGCAAGACCACGCTCGCGCATATCATTGCCCGCGAGATGGGATCTGATATCCGGGCAACGACTGGGCCCGTCCTGGAAAAACCCGGGGATATCGCCGCCCTTCTCACCCCCTTAAAACGCGGGGATATCCTGTTTATCGACGAAATTCACCGGATAAATCCTGTTGTTGAGGAAGTACTGTATCCCGCCATGGAGGATTTTTTTATCGACGTGATGATTGGAGAGGGTCCGAGCGCCCGGTCGATAAAACTGAACCTCGAACATTTTACGCTGATCGGGGCAACGACAAAACAGGGACTCCTTGGCGCACCTTTCCGGGACCGGTTCGGGATCATCTCACGGCTTGACCTGTATTCTTCTGAAGAGCTGGTCAGGATCGTGACGCGGAGCGCTTCGATCCTGAAGATCCCGATAACTCCTGACGGGGCGGAAGAGATCGCCCGGCGCAGCCGGGGCACGCCCCGTATCGTCAACCGCCTGCTCCGTCGCGTGAGGGATTACGCCACGGTGAAAGGCGACGGGACAATCACCCGGGAGATCACCGTGCATGCCCTCCGGATGATGCAGATCGATGAGCTCGGCCTTGACGAGCTTGACCGGCGTATACTCTCCGTTATCGCGAATGATTTCAATGGTGGCCCTGTCGGGGCGAAGACCATTGCCATCTCGGTTGGTGAGGAAGTGCGGACCATTGAGGATGTATACGAACCGTTCCTGATCCAGATCGGTTTTGTCAAGCGCACCCCCCAAGGGCGGGAAGTCACGCCAGCGGCCAAAAAACATCTTAATAATCCGCAGAAGACGCTTCTCTAA
- the thrC gene encoding threonine synthase, whose product MYHLACVNCGATYPADEILYNCKKCGHLLAVKYPLDEISVSRAAWNSRPLSVWRYRELLPVKIEPVTLQEGGTPLYHLKRIGEELGLPHLYAKHEGMNPSGSFKDRGMTVGVSMAIQLGKKSVACASTGNTSASLAVYAAKAGIPAVVLLPAGKVAVGKVAQALMHGAKVISIRGNFDRALEMVHDLCLSHGLYLLNSINPYRLEGQKTIGFEALDQLGEIPDRFVLPVGNAGNISAVYKGFLELQELGFMDRLPMMTGIQAAGSSPIVRAIRENLPEVIPENNPETVATAIRIGAPVNAEKALTAIRKTGGLAESVTDEEILRMQRDLARKEGIGVEPASAASVAGIRKLVESGRIDRDERIVCVVTGHLLKDPDSVIKQCEPPTEISADLPALLSALHL is encoded by the coding sequence ATGTATCATCTCGCTTGCGTCAACTGTGGTGCCACATACCCCGCTGACGAGATCCTCTATAATTGTAAAAAATGCGGTCACCTTCTGGCGGTGAAGTACCCGCTTGACGAGATCTCTGTTTCAAGGGCAGCCTGGAATAGTCGCCCGCTTTCTGTCTGGAGATACCGGGAACTATTGCCGGTGAAGATCGAACCGGTTACCCTTCAGGAAGGCGGCACACCCCTCTACCATCTCAAACGCATTGGTGAGGAACTCGGCCTTCCCCATCTCTATGCGAAACACGAAGGGATGAACCCTTCAGGATCGTTCAAAGACCGGGGCATGACTGTCGGGGTTTCGATGGCCATCCAGCTCGGAAAAAAGAGTGTTGCCTGTGCAAGTACCGGCAACACTTCCGCAAGCCTTGCAGTTTATGCTGCAAAAGCCGGTATTCCCGCAGTAGTCCTGCTCCCGGCCGGTAAAGTAGCGGTTGGCAAAGTTGCCCAGGCACTGATGCACGGGGCAAAAGTTATCTCAATCCGGGGCAATTTCGACCGTGCCCTTGAGATGGTCCACGATCTCTGCCTCTCTCACGGCCTCTACCTCCTCAACTCCATCAACCCTTACCGTCTGGAAGGGCAGAAGACCATCGGATTTGAGGCACTCGACCAGCTGGGTGAGATCCCTGATCGGTTTGTCCTCCCGGTCGGTAATGCCGGTAATATTTCAGCAGTGTATAAAGGATTTCTTGAATTACAGGAGCTCGGGTTTATGGACCGGCTTCCCATGATGACCGGGATCCAGGCGGCAGGATCGAGCCCGATCGTACGGGCGATCCGCGAGAATCTTCCGGAGGTTATTCCTGAGAATAATCCCGAGACCGTAGCAACTGCAATCAGGATAGGAGCCCCGGTAAATGCAGAGAAAGCTCTCACCGCCATCAGGAAGACCGGTGGCCTTGCGGAATCGGTAACCGATGAGGAGATCCTGCGGATGCAGCGGGATCTCGCCCGCAAGGAAGGAATAGGCGTTGAGCCTGCATCGGCTGCTTCAGTTGCCGGCATACGCAAACTCGTGGAAAGTGGCAGGATCGACCGTGACGAGCGGATCGTCTGTGTAGTAACCGGCCACCTGTTAAAAGACCCGGATTCGGTGATCAAACAATGCGAGCCCCCGACAGAGATCAGCGCAGACCTTCCTGCGCTGCTCTCTGCGTTGCACTTGTAA
- a CDS encoding NAAT family transporter, translating into MAGDVLSFALLAISSVIIIINPLGATLLYVSLTTSLEPNARDTIAKDACRFALMILLLVAVLGAWILQIFGISLEAFRIGGGILLFGIGMEMIYAKTSRTKLTATEKYESRDTDDVAIMPLAIPMIAGPGAITTTIVMMNEAIVISPLAIAVLFLSIGLSIGITYYMMRHSDYIMKRVGQREYRAINRLMGMLLIAIAVQFVITGIRTAFPLLGGGT; encoded by the coding sequence ATGGCCGGAGATGTCCTGAGTTTTGCGCTGCTTGCTATCTCTTCTGTCATCATCATCATCAACCCGCTGGGCGCAACGCTTCTCTATGTATCTCTGACAACATCCCTTGAACCGAATGCAAGGGATACCATTGCAAAGGATGCCTGTCGCTTTGCCCTGATGATCCTACTTCTTGTCGCGGTGCTGGGGGCATGGATCCTCCAGATTTTCGGAATCAGCCTTGAAGCGTTCCGGATTGGCGGGGGGATACTCCTGTTCGGTATCGGTATGGAGATGATCTATGCCAAAACTTCGCGGACAAAACTTACGGCAACTGAAAAATACGAATCGCGGGACACGGATGACGTTGCCATCATGCCGCTGGCTATCCCGATGATTGCAGGGCCGGGTGCAATCACGACGACCATCGTCATGATGAACGAGGCCATCGTCATCTCCCCGCTCGCGATTGCCGTTCTTTTCCTGTCCATTGGGCTTTCCATCGGGATCACGTATTATATGATGAGGCATTCAGATTATATCATGAAGAGAGTCGGACAGAGGGAATACCGGGCAATCAACCGGCTGATGGGTATGTTGCTTATCGCCATCGCCGTCCAGTTCGTCATCACCGGTATCAGGACCGCATTTCCCCTGCTCGGTGGAGGGACTTAA
- a CDS encoding 50S ribosomal protein L24e has protein sequence MVEQHVCSFCGVQMEPGTGKMYVRKDGTIFYFCTTKCQNNYKLGRVPRRVQWTNAGRKALGKE, from the coding sequence ATGGTCGAACAACATGTGTGCAGTTTCTGCGGTGTCCAGATGGAACCGGGAACCGGCAAGATGTACGTCCGCAAGGACGGGACGATCTTTTACTTCTGCACCACCAAGTGCCAGAACAACTACAAGCTCGGCAGAGTTCCCCGACGGGTCCAGTGGACCAATGCCGGCAGGAAAGCTCTGGGCAAGGAGTGA
- a CDS encoding nitrilase-related carbon-nitrogen hydrolase: MTPKNNPARIDHDTGESGVVRACSAQITGFFEDPEKTIEKADVFIRHAAQSGASLICFPEQFATGWDPGSDKNTGTLSGLIVSSLQKSARDHSIAVLGSFREIASPRPRNTAVVIGNDGRILATYAKIHLFSPAKEDVAFSPGSTLGIFQLGPLTCGIAICYDLRFPELFRIYAQKGVQAIFVPAAWPMKRIRHWELFLTARATENQMYMIGVNTTGKTPVDTYSGSSMTVDPLGVVIARANDAEQLLFADLHVSEVRLARESFPSLRDRRDALYRSLTHSG, translated from the coding sequence ATGACACCCAAAAATAACCCGGCCCGGATTGACCATGATACTGGTGAATCCGGGGTTGTCCGGGCCTGCAGTGCCCAGATTACCGGCTTTTTTGAAGATCCGGAAAAAACCATAGAAAAGGCGGATGTATTCATCCGCCACGCAGCACAATCCGGTGCATCGCTCATCTGTTTTCCGGAACAATTTGCTACCGGCTGGGATCCGGGATCGGATAAAAATACCGGTACCCTCTCAGGATTGATCGTATCTTCCCTGCAAAAATCCGCGCGGGACCATTCGATTGCAGTTCTCGGATCATTTCGCGAGATCGCGTCCCCGCGACCAAGAAATACAGCAGTTGTTATCGGCAATGACGGCAGGATACTGGCAACGTACGCAAAGATACACCTGTTCTCCCCGGCAAAAGAAGATGTTGCATTTTCCCCGGGTTCTACTCTGGGAATTTTTCAGTTGGGCCCCCTGACATGCGGCATTGCCATCTGTTATGACCTCCGCTTTCCCGAACTGTTCCGGATCTATGCACAAAAAGGCGTCCAAGCGATTTTTGTTCCGGCTGCATGGCCAATGAAACGCATCCGGCACTGGGAGCTCTTTCTCACGGCACGGGCAACTGAAAACCAGATGTATATGATTGGAGTGAACACGACGGGAAAGACTCCGGTCGATACATACTCCGGTTCTTCCATGACCGTCGATCCTCTGGGAGTCGTTATCGCAAGGGCAAACGATGCCGAACAGCTCCTCTTTGCGGATCTCCATGTATCAGAAGTCCGGCTGGCCCGGGAATCATTTCCCTCCCTGCGGGATCGCAGGGATGCGCTCTATCGCTCGCTCACACATTCAGGATAA